From one Lotus japonicus ecotype B-129 chromosome 3, LjGifu_v1.2 genomic stretch:
- the LOC130746072 gene encoding (+)-neomenthol dehydrogenase-like has product MGEEGKRYAVVTGANKGIGYGISKKLASTGIMVVLTARNEKRGLEAVESLKELGLSDFVVYHQLDVTDPTSVAALADFIKTRFGRLDILVNNAGIGGGIVDGDKCYRKHCGEQIDWNEIMSENYESAKECVETNFFGAERVTEALLPLLQLSTSPRIVNVSGKIGQLKYMPNDWARGVFSDIENLTNEKLGEVLREFLKDYKEGSLETNNWPSFYKGYTMSKTALNAYTRMLAKKFPQFRINCLCPDYVKTDINHNTGTISIDEGAESPVRLALLPDDGPTGLFFSRDEEFPF; this is encoded by the exons ATGGGAGAAGAAGGAAAGAG GTATGCGGTAGTGACTGGTGCTAATAAGGGGATTGGTTATGGGATAAGCAAGAAATTGGCTTCAACTGGTATCATGGTGGTGCTTACAGCTAGAAATGAGAAGAGGGGTTTGGAAGCAGTGGAAAGCTTGAAGGAGTTAGGCCTCTCAGACTTTGTGGTTTATCATCAACTTGATGTGACTGACCCTACCAGTGTTGCTGCTTTAGCAGATTTCATCAAAACCAGATTTGGAAGACTTGATATCTTG GTCAACAATGCAGGTATTGGTGGTGGAATAGTCGATGGAGATAAATGTTATAGGAAG CATTGCGGTGAACAAATCGATTGGAATGAAATTATGAGTGAAAACTATGAGTCAGCCAAAGAATGTGTTGAAACAAATTTCTTTGGTGCTGAAAGAGTAACTGAAGCTCTTCTTCCCCTGCTTCAACTCTCAACCTCACCCAGGATTGTTAACGTCTCCGGTAAAATTGGACAATTGAAG TATATGCCAAATGACTGGGCAAGAGGAGTGTTTAGTGACATTGAAAACCTTACCAATGAAAAACTCGGCGAGGTGCTTAGGGAGTTTCTGAAAGATTACAAAGAAGGATCACTGGAAACCAACAACTGGCCATCTTTTTATAAAGGCTACACCATGTCAAAAACAGCTTTAAATGCCTACACAAGGATGCTGGCAAAGAAGTTCCCTCAATTTCGCATAAATTGTCTATGCCCTGACTATGTCAAAACTGATATTAACCATAACACAGGCACTATAAGCATTGATGAAGGTGCTGAAAGCCCTGTTAGGCTAGCATTGCTACCAGATGATGGTCCAACTGGTCTTTTCTTTTCTAGGGATGAAGAGTTTCCCTTTTGA
- the LOC130746067 gene encoding glycosyl hydrolase 5 family protein-like, which translates to MLGKTSSQCLFLVLLVSIVASHSNANPLSTQGRWIIDDSTGQRAKLVCGNWAGHLQPMIPEGLDRRPLKELVSELVKHNFTCVRLTYAIYMWTRYGDHIVNDTLNTFDVPEVVTGIAKNNPSVLKMTHIQAFEAVVLELGAQNVKVLLDNHVSEPKWCCGDDDENGFFHDRHFDPEEWVQGLTLAAKYFARNKAVVAMSLRNELHGPRQNENDWYRYMSQGALAIHRANQNVLVVISGLNYDTELQFLRKKPLMIDLGNKMVFETHLYSWSGIGTLKLKEIWSKQPLNRICSQSIEGLDQRAGFLTSGKIAAPLIFTEFGFDQSGSTVEDNRFLTCIQTYLVGRDMDWGLWAFHGGYYLREDKVQLDESFGVMDATWHNLRYSNFTDKFQLLQRKNQDPTSKVPESYILYHPLSGQCVQVNHKSELEIGSCENQNRWIYGGDGSQVLLHGNNKKCLSAAGEGKPVIVSDDCQGKNSSWKSVSLSKFHLATMDQDKEQLCLQKDSSSSSVVTSKCICVEDDSLCLDDPQSQWFQFVATNV; encoded by the exons ATGTTAGGAAAAACTTCATCACAATGCTTGTTTCTTGTTCTCCTTGTTTCCATAGTAGCATCACATTCCAATGCTAACCCTCTATCAACACAAGGTAGATGGATCATAGATGATTCCACAGGACAAAGAGCCAAACTTGTGTGTGGCAATTGGGCTGGTCACCTTCAACCAATGATCCCTGAGGGTCTTGACAGAAGGCCATTGAAGGAGCTTGTTTCTGAGCTTGTCAAACACAATTTCACTTGTGTTCGCCTCACCTATGCAATTTACATGTGGACGCGCTATGGCGATCACATTGTGAATGATACCTTAAACACTTTTGATGTGCCTGAGGTGGTGACTGGCATAGCCAAGAACAACCCTTCTGTGTTGAAAATGACTCACATTCAGGCCTTTGAAGCTGTGGTTCTTGAGCTTGGGGCTCAAAATGTGAAGGTTTTGCTTGATAACCATGTCAGTGAGCCTAAGTGGTGctgtggtgatgatgatgaaaatggGTTCTTTCATGACAGACATTTTGATCCTGAGGAATGGGTGCAGGGCCTTACTCTGGCAGCCAAGTACTTTGCAAGAAATAAAGCT GTCGTGGCAATGAGCTTGAGGAATGAATTGCATGGTCCACGCCAAAATGAGAATGATTGGTACAGGTACATGAGCCAAGGAGCACTAGCCATCCATAGGGCAAACCAAAATGTGCTTGTGGTTATATCAGGTTTAAACTATGACACTGAATTGCAGTTCTTAAGGAAGAAACCATTGATGATAGACTTGGGTAACAAAATGGTTTTTGAGACACATTTGTATTCATGGTCTGGAATTGGAACACTCAAATTGAAAGAGATTTGGTCTAAGCAACCATTGAACAGGATATGTTCCCAGAGCATTGAGGGTTTAGACCAAAGAGCTGGGTTCCTTACCAGTGGTAAGATTGCAGCCCCTTTAATCTTCACTGAGTTTGGGTTTGACCAGTCAGGGTCTACAGTGGAAGACAACAGGTTCTTGACATGCATTCAAACTTATCTTGTTGGAAGGGACATGGATTGGGGTTTGTGGGCATTTCATGGTGGCTATTACTTGAGGGAGGACAAAGTTCAACTTGATGAGTCATTTGGTGTAATGGATGCCACTTGGCACAACCTGAGGTACTCAAATTTCACTGACAAATTCCAACTTTTGCAAAGGAAGAATCAAG ATCCTACTTCAAAAGTCCCTGAATCATATATCTTGTACCACCCACTTTCTGGTCAATGTGTCCAAGTGAATCACAAGAGTGAACTTGAAATTGGTAGCTGTGAGAACCAAAACAGATGGATTTATGGTGGAGATGGGTCTCAGGTCCTTTTGCATGGCAATAACAAGAAGTGCTTAAGTGCTGCTGGTGAGGGGAAACCAGTTATTGTTTCTGATGATTGCCAGGGCAAAAACAGCTCTTGGAAATCTGTGTCACTTTCTAAATTTCATTTGGCTACAATGGATCAAGATAAGGAACAACTTTGCTTGCAGAAGGATTCCAGTTCATCCAGTGTTGTGACTTCAAAATGTATCTGCGTAGAAGATGATTCTCTATGTCTGGATGATCCCCAAAGCCAGTGGTTCCAGTTTGTTGCCACCAATGTGTAA